The following coding sequences are from one Candidatus Coatesbacteria bacterium window:
- a CDS encoding peroxidase-related enzyme (This protein belongs to a clade of uncharacterized proteins related to peroxidases such as the alkylhydroperoxidase AhpD.): MPWIETIEPAAATGELQGVYERISGERGKVAAVLELQSLDPRSLAAHLELYLAAVFAPGGLARPTRELIGVAVSAANGCRYCVAHHARALDFYWRDAEVVAAFAADPDSAVLPPQARRIVDYALKLTRTPQEMVEEDVAGLREAGLSEKEILQAAQTAAYFNFVNRLVLGLGVAVDDDESAGYRY, encoded by the coding sequence ATGCCCTGGATCGAGACGATCGAGCCCGCTGCGGCCACAGGTGAGTTACAAGGGGTCTATGAGCGCATCAGCGGGGAGCGCGGCAAGGTGGCCGCGGTGCTGGAGTTGCAGAGTTTGGACCCGCGCAGTCTGGCGGCGCATCTGGAGCTCTACCTGGCCGCCGTCTTCGCCCCCGGCGGTCTGGCCCGGCCGACGCGGGAGCTGATCGGCGTGGCGGTCTCGGCGGCCAACGGCTGCCGTTACTGTGTGGCCCATCACGCCCGGGCGCTGGATTTCTACTGGCGGGACGCCGAGGTGGTCGCGGCCTTCGCCGCCGATCCCGACAGTGCCGTGCTACCGCCACAGGCCCGGCGGATCGTCGACTACGCCCTCAAGCTGACGCGCACACCCCAGGAGATGGTGGAGGAAGACGTGGCAGGCCTGCGCGAGGCGGGGTTGAGCGAGAAGGAGATCCTGCAGGCGGCCCAGACGGCGGCCTACTTCAACTTCGTCAACCGTTTGGTGTTGGGTCTGGGAGTCGCCGTCGACGACGATGAAAGCGCGGGTTACCGCTACTAA
- the accB gene encoding acetyl-CoA carboxylase biotin carboxyl carrier protein has protein sequence MNRERLQELIRVFRESGLAELQIKGLFRSVTLKQTPGAVPAAAPVAEAAEPAAAQVTKPSAPAADDGELRYITAPLVGTFYSSSSPDAEPYVKVGDRINADTIVCIVEAMKVMNEIEAEFDGVIAEVLVENAQPVEYGQKLFAVRPA, from the coding sequence ATGAATCGGGAACGACTCCAGGAGCTGATCCGGGTTTTCCGCGAATCCGGACTCGCCGAGCTCCAGATCAAGGGCCTTTTCCGCTCAGTTACACTCAAACAGACTCCGGGAGCGGTACCCGCCGCTGCGCCTGTCGCCGAAGCCGCCGAACCCGCTGCGGCCCAGGTGACAAAACCCAGCGCCCCGGCCGCCGACGACGGTGAGCTGCGCTACATCACCGCTCCCCTGGTGGGCACCTTCTACTCCTCCTCCAGCCCCGACGCCGAGCCCTACGTCAAGGTCGGTGACCGGATCAATGCCGACACCATCGTCTGCATCGTCGAGGCGATGAAGGTCATGAACGAGATCGAGGCCGAGTTCGACGGCGTCATCGCCGAGGTGCTGGTCGAAAACGCCCAGCCCGTCGAGTACGGCCAGAAGCTCTTCGCCGTCCGACCGGCCTGA